The region TTGTCAAAATCTTGGAATTTCTTTAGTAAGGCCTGCCATCAATCGGTCATAAATGAAATGAAGACATATTATCGATGTTCATGATCAATCTTTATAAAAAAAATTGGGTATGCTATGCGATGTTGCCAACTGATGTCGGTGGAGTCGAGTGTGTACCATGTATCGTTTTTGCCTCATCTTTCATCTTTGGAGGCCTACTTGACCCGGAAAGCAAGGGAAACCACGTCAAAGTAGAGTTTAATTCATTTATTTGTAGATACATGTTTTCTCAATGACAATATCTTAATGTCGAGGATAAGTCACATGGAATAAAAGCCACTAGCTTTATCTTTTTTCGTTGTAAGTTGTCAACAGAATAGAAATGAGTCTGTTGTTTGGTCTCGCAGATCATCATCTCCCAATATGTTCTAGTGTTCCCAAGTGCTCGAGCCTATCTTGGTAGTGGTAACGGCGATGATGGTGTCAGTTGTGCTTTGTTTAGAAAGTTCACTTTTCATTATTTCATGGTCTCGGTCTTTCCTCTGATACTATGATGAAGTAATGGCTCAACAATTTGCTTTGCAAGAGGGATAACACAATGTGTTAACTGAATCTTAGGTTCTCAACTATTGCTTGGGTAACTCGTGCGGTTTCCTGAAATCTTTGAGGTTAGTACAGTTTGCACATGTAGTCTCATGTAATATTCACTGAAATGATGACGGGACATCGGTGGCGCAAACAATAAAAACATTACTATCTCTATCTATCtctttgcatatatatatatatatatatctatctctatctatctatctctatctcttcACCTTCTCCTTTCTCAAACAAATTCCACTACTGAGAAACAAATGCATTCATGTCATAGAAAGAAACTAATGGATTTACTCCTACCTCATCATGCATGGGTAACCAACGAGGTTGATCCCTATTTAAGCAGTGGGCTCCTCTATTCCGGTCATCGATTCATGTCTACACATCTGGTCAAGAGTCCCCAGTTGACGCTTTGTTGTGGTCACCAATCCTTGTTGATGTGGATGCGGAGGCCCTTTAGAACAATGCTTTGACCTACACAACCAGGCCAGTCCTAGCGACTATATCACAAGCCAAGAGACATTGGCGAGAAAGCTCGAGAGGTCCAGACGGGGAATCATCTTCTGTTTTAGAGAGGAAAGACGATGGAGACACACAACAAATGTTAATAGGTCAGTCGATGAACGCATACAAAGGACAATCGAGTTTTGGGTGCATGCAGGACTGGAAGGGCATTTCCGTAATTCTACTTCTCTCCtattgaagacacgatgatggataaaTGGCCAAAAGGTTGGGACATTTCTTTTCTTATTCTCTCATATTGATCCAAATTTCTCCTAAAAAGGTTGATTTGAAGTTAGGAGCTGGAAGATTGTCCGCTTCTTCCTTTATTCCATCCATAAAAAAATTAGGCAAATGAATCATTGTGAATATGTTACGAAGATCACTTCCGTCATCACCTAAAAAGAAATGACTTCCAACATAATTATGTAGAAAATTGTCAAAGTCAAGACAAAGTTAAATCGTACACCATGTCTAGCAAATCATCAAAGTCAAGTCAAGAAAACTCTAGCCCACTTGCCATGGTCAACAAATCTACTACCCCTTTATGAGTAGTGACAGATCCATACCATCTTAGCCGTCTAATCACATGATCCAATAGTCCAGACCAACCACGTTGCTCAACATCATCCTTCCGGCATTCTTTCTATAAAAAAAATCCATGCTCCGCTCAGAAAATTGGATACTTGCCACTCTCAGCATCAAGGTTAGCATAATTGCCATTCTCAACATCTAGCTTTTCCTAACTGCCACTTTCTTGATTAACTTAGCAAAAATTGCTGCTAGGTTCATTGTGGTCTTGATTATCATGCCATTAGTACCTATTTTATTCTTGTTCTTTTCCTTTCTCCATTAACAAGTCTATCTAGCTATATCATCCATTCAACCAACTTGATCCGTCGAATCCTCACCGAATTGCACACGTGCCACCCACCTAGTCATAGAAGGAGAAGAAGATAAAAGGGAAAAAATGTCAAGACAAATGTCTAATATAAAGAGGCACATCCATTGGAGGGCATACTAGCCTACCATGGACTAGTAGGTACACGTTGGCTCTCTAAGTGATGCTTACATAAGAGGACAAAGCACACATATGTTTCTTTATAGTAGCATGTAATCCAGCTCGAGCCAGCTGCCAAAGAAGTGTTTACCCCACATGGACGTAGGTTTAGTGTATGGATCAGCCCGCTAGTATCTTTGGTTGTTTTCACTCTGTCAAAATATAAATATTTCCTTTTCGTGTGTTCGGATCTTCATGGATTATGTGCATTTTTGTTGTGCGCAAGCCGGGTAGGAATTTTTTATGGTTGTATCACCTTGAGAAGCATTTGAGTCAATAAAACTCCTTTAATAGAACTAAAGTAAAATATGGTATTGAAAAAACATAACTATTACTATCCAATGAACGTTTTTTTGTTGAACACACATCACATGTCGAAGGATTTAAAAAATAATTCATAGCTTACAACTTGTAAGAGATTGATTGTCTATTATAAAACTTGCGCACAATCAGATCAAATAGCAGCAACGCTAACCTCCGAATACAATGCACATGGTAACAAGGTTCACAAGAAACATAAGTATTACACATGGTAACAAGGTCCAAAAGGAACATAAATATGTGCATGTAGTAGGTTTAATAGATTATTATGCATGTGTTAAGTCACCTTGCATAATATGAACTTCTTGGATTTATGGGTTGGTTCTCACTTTCACCCACAGGATACCCACTTAATTCTATTTCATACCCACTAGTAGATTCCCGTCCAAGAAGGTTTTCTGCTTCTGGATCAACATCGAGCCGTACCCAAGGATGCAGTGAAAGTTTCCTCATTCTGTTGAGCTCATCAGCGACCTCTTTCATAGATGGTCTGTTGTCACCACACATATCTAGGCATTTCTTAGCGAGGTCTGCAAGTCCCGTCAGCAACTCCGTGCTTTGTTGGCCTTTTACATGGCTAACCAGCACATCATTTAGGTTATTCTCCTTCATTGCAGACAAGAAAATCAATGCCAAGCTTCTTTGCTTCTCAGACCCCTCGAGCTTTAGTGGCAACTGACCCGTGAGAATCTCTAAAAGGATAACTCCAAAGCTATACACATCGCTTTTGTCTGTTAACTGGCATGTTTGCATGTATTCTGGATCAAGGTAACCACAAGTACCTTTAACCATTGTGACAAACTGCTCTTTGTCAGATGGGGCTAGTATGGAGGCTCCAAAGTCTGACACCTTGGCCATATAGTTATCATCAAGCAAGATGTTGGAAGTTTTCACATCACCATGAATTATTGGGGGAGATGCAAATGAATGGAGGAAGTTAAGTCCTTCAGCTGCTTCATGAGCAATCCTTAAGAGAGAACTGAAGGATATTTGCAATGCTTGGTTCTTGCCATGGATAAGCTCGAACAGTGTATCATTTAGGACAAACTCATATACCAGAATTGGAACTTCCACCTCAAGACAACAACCCAAGAGCTTGACAACATGCTTGTGATTGATTTGAGATAAAATGAGCATCTCTTGGCCGAATTCCTTCTTTTGTCTTTCATCAACCACTGCACATCTTTTAATTGCCGCTGGCATGTTGTTTATTATCCCTTTATAGACTGTCCCATGGCCTCCTTTTCCAAGTATTCTGCTACTATTGAAGTTGTCGGTGGCGCGTATGAGTTGAGCTTCTGAAAATATAGTAAAAGCAAGACCTTTCTCTGATTTCATCCTATCAAACAAAATCAAGCCTCCATGCTGGCGAAAATACTCCTGCTTAACTTTGTTAAGTTTTGTCATTTGAATTCTCATCTGTCCCCAGAAGACAATGATCATGATGATAACCATCAGGCCGAATAATCCCATTATAACTCCTGATGATGTCATTAGATGAGACAATTATTTCTTAGACTAGGGAGAGGGACACTATAAAACATAGTTGGTGTACATTAGCTAAGATTAGATGCATGGTTATCAAAAGTGTGATAAAGTTAATGGCCTAGCTAGATGATCACATTTATTTGGGTGTTACCTATTATTAAGCCGATATTGGGGTTGCATGTATTGCTTTCGTTGACATATTTTTTTCCAAGTCGACAAGAACACCGGTATTCTCCAACGATATTTTGACAATAACCATCTGAAGGGCATGGGTCGTGACTGCATTCATTAACATCTGCAGAAAATTAGCAAAGCAAAAGATTATAGTTGTAAGTAAGACACATAATATTATAGTTGTAACTTGTAAGTAATGTAGAGGTCTTGCTTTTGATGATCATTAGTGCATATATACTATCCAAGGTGCAGTTTGATGAGCATTAGTGCATATATACAGTGACACTCAATGTTAATCCATACCTTTGCATCCGTCTTGAAGATAAGGGTTGCCTTCATAACCATTGGTGCAATTGCATGTGTACCCTTGATCATTGGTGGAATCCACACACTTACTGTTGGTGCTAAGGCATGCATAAGCACCAGTCATATTCTGTTTTGCAACATCACATGACTTCACATCTCTCATAGCCCAATCAAGAACCATAGGCACCCTTCCATTATATGTGTCATTGAAATTGTTGGTGTTTATGTAAGTAGTACTGAACTTGAATGCCGCTGCCTCCATCAGTACCGCATAGCTGCAGCGGTTGAACTCCCAGATTTCACTTGTGTTGACCGCTCTCAAGAAGGTTGTGTCGTAGTAAAACATCCTCTTTGGTATTGCAGTCTGGGAGCAGCCCATACCAGAGCAAAATCCGTCTGCTAAGTCTGACAAGTTGCGGCACGTTGCGACACCCAAGCCCTGATATCCAGTGCCATTGTAGTCGGAGATAAAGGCGAGGGCGTTGCACCCGATGACGGTGAACCTGTTCTGAACGTCAGAGAGCCGGTAGAGAGAGGAAGGTCGACCTACATAGCCACGACGGCCGAAAAACTTCATGCTCGTTGTAGAGGTGTTGTAACAGTAGGCCGTGATGTAATTTAGCACCCGGATCGTGCCATGAGTCAAGGAAATGTCCACCACCTCAAAGTCGCCTTTGAATGGCTTGGAGACGCCATCTTGGACCTTGCAACTGATGTTGAAGCCTTGAGAGAGTGAGCAGTCCAGTCCGATACCGAATGGGTACGGTATCTCAACGGTACCACACTGCCTTCGGCAATCTAAACTAGGAACCGCAGTTCCAGGTGCATACTTTGCTACAAGCAATACGAGACCGAAGCAAAGCTTCAAAAACACTTGCAT is a window of Triticum dicoccoides isolate Atlit2015 ecotype Zavitan chromosome 2B, WEW_v2.0, whole genome shotgun sequence DNA encoding:
- the LOC119368057 gene encoding putative wall-associated receptor kinase-like 16, with product MQVFLKLCFGLVLLVAKYAPGTAVPSLDCRRQCGTVEIPYPFGIGLDCSLSQGFNISCKVQDGVSKPFKGDFEVVDISLTHGTIRVLNYITAYCYNTSTTSMKFFGRRGYVGRPSSLYRLSDVQNRFTVIGCNALAFISDYNGTGYQGLGVATCRNLSDLADGFCSGMGCSQTAIPKRMFYYDTTFLRAVNTSEIWEFNRCSYAVLMEAAAFKFSTTYINTNNFNDTYNGRVPMVLDWAMRDVKSCDVAKQNMTGAYACLSTNSKCVDSTNDQGYTCNCTNGYEGNPYLQDGCKDVNECSHDPCPSDGYCQNIVGEYRCSCRLGKKYVNESNTCNPNIGLIIGVIMGLFGLMVIIMIIVFWGQMRIQMTKLNKVKQEYFRQHGGLILFDRMKSEKGLAFTIFSEAQLIRATDNFNSSRILGKGGHGTVYKGIINNMPAAIKRCAVVDERQKKEFGQEMLILSQINHKHVVKLLGCCLEVEVPILVYEFVLNDTLFELIHGKNQALQISFSSLLRIAHEAAEGLNFLHSFASPPIIHGDVKTSNILLDDNYMAKVSDFGASILAPSDKEQFVTMVKGTCGYLDPEYMQTCQLTDKSDVYSFGVILLEILTGQLPLKLEGSEKQRSLALIFLSAMKENNLNDVLVSHVKGQQSTELLTGLADLAKKCLDMCGDNRPSMKEVADELNRMRKLSLHPWVRLDVDPEAENLLGRESTSGYEIELSGYPVGESENQPINPRSSYYAR